A genomic window from Anticarsia gemmatalis isolate Benzon Research Colony breed Stoneville strain chromosome 6, ilAntGemm2 primary, whole genome shotgun sequence includes:
- the LOC142973830 gene encoding pyruvate kinase-like → MTWPTLFDKRLDEYDAMELPGQQLAASHAYTPLDHLLNLDIKAAPGCQRLTGIMASMGRSTYDIEVMEKMMEAGMNIAFLNMSFGLREEHVETIKLLRQAARNYSVTMARNYPLSIAIRLSGKKIRTGRIAESYGESVELKTGDVVRLTTDETYRDRCSTYTVYVDFMYLSEQLKKGDMILLDNETVELKVEMISATTLTCKIERGGFLGSFKDVFIPNVALDMPNYSDKDKLDIEMAVSNQVDMVIASFVNTSEGLLELRSLLGDKGKKIAIIANIQTVQGFRNFDAILQVTDAIMITRQELGSDITPKKLVIAQKNMIARANRANIPVCISGHLLSSMRQKRIPLRAELLDVANCILDGADVLVLCPETAVGYHPVETIASMTNACKEAEACIWTKQVFSDFIDKTALPCDQVTGAAMAGVLASQRVIAAAIIVVTTSGKSAQVVAKYRPRCPIIAVTRYPPIARQLHLWRGIIPLIYEDSPDIDWSQDLDKRVKFCLTWAMEKGFIRVGDPVVVVSGWRQGTGYTNTMRIIYAEPDPAYQAT, encoded by the exons ATGACGTGGCCTACTTTATTCGATAAAAGACTGGATGAA TACGATGCAATGGAATTACCCGGACAGCAGCTGGCTGCTAGTCATGCATACACGCCTTTAGATCATCTATTAAACTTGGATATCAAAGCTGCCCCCGGCTGCCAAAGACTCACAGGAATCATGGCATCAATGG GCCGATCTACCTACGACATAGAAGTAATGGAAAAGATGATGGAGGCTGGCATGAACATTGCCTTTCTTAACATGTCGTTTGGTCTTAGAGAAGAACACGTAGAAACCATCAAACTGCTCCGACAGGCTGCCAGGAACTACAGTGTTACTATGGCAAGGAACTACCCTCTGTCTATCGCTATACGTTTGTCAGGAAAGAAAATTAGGACGGGACGTATTGCTGAA AGCTATGGCGAATCAGTCGAACTAAAAACCGGTGACGTAGTCAGGCTTACAACAGATGAAACCTACAGGGACAGATGTTCCACATACACAGTTTACGTCGACTTCATGTATCTATCCGAACAATTGAAGAAAGGAGACATGATACTACTAGACAATGAAACAGTCGAACTTAAAGTTGAAATGATATCGGCTACTACATTGACTTGTAAAATTGAAAGAGGAGGCTTTCTGGGATCGTTCAAAGATGTGTTCATACCAAATGTTGCGCTAGATATGCCTAATTATTCAGATAAAGATAAACTTGATATCGAAATGGCGGTGTCTAATCAG GTGGACATGGTGATCGCATCATTTGTGAATACATCAGAAGGTCTCTTGGAACTGAGAAGTCTTCTCGGTGACAAAGGAAAGAAAATAGCAATAATTGCTAATATACAAACTGTACAGGGTTTTCGTAATTTTGACGCAATTCTTCAG GTAACAGATGCCATCATGATAACTCGTCAAGAACTTGGATCAGATATTACACCAAAAAAGTTAGTGATCGCTCAAAAAAACATGATCGCGAGAGCTAACCGC GCCAACATACCAGTCTGCATCAGCGGTCACCTTCTAAGCAGTATGAGGCAGAAACGCATCCCACTCCGAGCAGAACTGCTAGACGTTGCCAACTGTATCCTCGATGGAGCTGACGTACTCGTGCTCTGCCCTGAAACGGCTGTAGGCTATCACCCTGTGGAGACCATAGCATCCATGACTAATGCATGCAAAGAAGCTGAAGCTTGCATTTGGACGAAGCAAGTCTTCTCGGATTTTATTgataag ACGGCATTACCATGTGATCAAGTAACGGGTGCAGCAATGGCAGGAGTATTAGCTTCTCAGCGAGTTATCGCCGCTGCTATCATAGTGGTCACTACGTCTGGTAAATCGGCTCAAGTTGTGGCCAAGTACCGACCTCGGTGTCCCATCATTGCGGTGACGAGGTATCCTCCGATTGCGAGACAATTGCATCTGTGGAGGGGCATTATACCGCTTATTTATGAAG ATTCCCCCGACATCGACTGGTCCCAAGACCTCGACAAACGCGTCAAGTTCTGCCTAACTTGGGCCATGGAGAAGGGATTCATCAGGGTCGGTGACCCCGTGGTGGTCGTGTCTGGTTGGAGACAAGGAACGGGCTACACGAACACTATGAGAATAATCTACGCTGAGCCTGACCCTGCTTACCAAGCAACTTGA
- the LOC142973829 gene encoding pyruvate kinase-like gives MHECMNYDFTPCKEISDIGEPCLFELYRPNLNRRSRIIVTLANPDVTPVDIQKLMESGMNVVRFLTSTSTTEDKTIMISKVDKAARFLAKKYGMMEWPCATCIELKTCIVKTGIIEQDSNTISIKENTEVILTYDTAEYDRCNERQIFVDNPYLTNDAKEGMEISIKQDEIILKVKEVCAKTVRCVVVLGGNLGNMEIVTMRGARRSRPLLTKKDLELVKLAVEYQVDMLVVNYARHVDTIKKIKKYIGRNVKRPFIVCGISTLEGLVNIEEMIKEADGVLVSREFLAYELERTLANRMGRIQKWILGKCRQVGKPVFISGQVFFETFKSGTLEHQDMPDVANAILDGASGFVLRAHDDIDVLLTVVKGLSDLCKEIEPFANNKIEFHRKLSEIKSPVNAAMGAVMSCALLANETQARLIICPTVSGRTLYYLNWLRPYCMIIAVTTKINTFRTLQIYRGVYPIIYKGLPRRTWYKNIKGRIDVAVEYAVDKNWLVYGDFYITLEKGAEESSFCDTVRIGKVTAKKKEIVTCDDNVSVKTVVNDVEK, from the exons CGAATCCAGATGTGACACCAGTGGACATTCAAAAACTCATGGAATCTGGTATGAATGTGGTCCGGTTCTTAACATCGACATCTACAACCGAGGATAAAACGATAATGATCAGTAAAGTGGACAAGGCTGCAAGATTCTTAGCTAAAAAGTACGGTATGATGGAGTGGCCGTGTGCCACTTGCATTGAATTGAAGACTTGCATTGTCAAAACTGGAATTATTGAACAA GATTCAAATACCAtatcaataaaagaaaacacaGAAGTAATATTGACCTACGACACAGCTGAGTACGATAGATGTAACGAACGACAGATATTCGTCGACAATCCGTACTTAACCAACGACGCTAAGGAAGGAATGGAGATATCTATCAAACAAGacgaaataattttgaaagtaaagGAAGTCTGTGCGAAGACAGTCAGATGTGTTGTAGTTTTAGGAGGTAATTTAGGGAATATGGAGATTGTGACTATGAGGGGAGCGAGGCGAAGTCGTCCATTGCTGACCAAGAAAGACTTGGAGCTTGTCAAACTTGCTGTGGAGTATCAG gtGGACATGTTAGTTGTTAACTACGCTCGTCACGTAGACACTATCAAAAAGATAAAGAAGTACATTGGTAGAAATGTGAAGAGACCGTTCATTGTCTGTGGAATTAGCACTTTAGAAGGACTTGTTAATATTGAAGAGATGATTAAG GAAGCAGACGGAGTTTTGGTCTCTCGCGAGTTTCTCGCATATGAGTTGGAAAGAACACTAGCTAATCGTATGGGTCGAATCCAAAAATGGATTCTTGGGAAATGTCGCCAG GTTGGGAAACCAGTATTTATATCTGGTCAAGTTTTCTTCGAAACCTTCAAATCTGGTACTTTGGAACATCAAGATATGCCAGATGTAGCCAATGCTATACTAGACGGAGCATCTGGCTTCGTTCTTAGAGCCCATGATGATATAGACGTACTCCTTACTGTTGTCAAGGGCCTGTCCGATCTCTGTAAAGAAATAGAACCGTTTGCTAATAACAAAATTGAGTTCCATCGGAAACTTAGTGAG ATAAAGAGTCCAGTAAACGCAGCGATGGGAGCCGTAATGTCTTGTGCATTACTCGCCAACGAGACACAAGCCCGCTTGATCATATGTCCAACAGTATCAGGCCGGACACTGTACTACTTGAACTGGCTTCGACCGTACTGCATGATTATTGCAGTTACCACCAAGATCAATACGTTCAGGACTCTCCAGATCTATAGAGGCGTATATCcaattatttataaag GTCTGCCCCGTCGTACTTGGTACAAAAACATCAAAGGCCGCATTGACGTGGCTGTAGAATACGCCGTGGATAAGAACTGGCTGGTGTACGGAGACTTTTACATCACGTTAGAGAAGGGAGCTGAAGAGAGCTCCTTCTGTGATACTGTCAGGATTGGCAAAGTCACTGCTAAGAAGAAGGAGATTGTAAc cTGTGATGACAATGTGAGTGTTAAAACAGTGGTCAATGACGTTGAgaagtaa